Proteins from a genomic interval of Nocardia sp. BMG51109:
- a CDS encoding TIGR02680 family protein has protein sequence MTVTVLSRKTSEESTESDVRWMPSRAGILNVWRYYDEVFEFHRGRLLLRGPNGSGKSKALELLLPFLFDANLKANRLSTFGTAERTMHWNLMGEGASGTTRVGYVWLEFRLAEYRWFTCGARLQASSHTSAVHPDYFTTDQRIGMPDGLYLTIEGRPLTRGALEQGIGEHGDVYSTASEYREAVRTTLFPELNEQRYDAFITALLQLRTPKLSQRLDPSLLSSLLSRALPPLGQSEIADLAEGFERLDAQRERLRRLEEEVEATRVLARRQRTYAQRVLRAGAASLISATTELDRLSAAAKQSAEQYTDVEHRKGEIVERIQTLDNEHEEVDARKDGLMETDAYKQGQQLDNLRQEVERARIRADRARRDATSQREHADGDAERHRRAEETLRGYEIRVAALAEEARQAAARVALSGVYEEIASAAESDRPRGLLRAAVRSKRQQIAAVDQALRAHEQAIALRQRAEQDLDRAREESSRAGSRHEKAVADRADAAEALRDRLRAWAGGCHELSFTDLDALLESAESESALAEQIRYASQVVLSDIAQQRERVEAETTAVGAERGRLIAERDGLAAEHDIPPAAPHWRTADRTRMAGAPLWRVVDFADNTTESVRASVEAALEASGLLDAWLGARGEIVGHDVFADPDAVAPVSGRSLAEVLTVVPDAEVDSAVVARLLAGIAFGDNLPEAVAAIAADGSWRLGNLTGSAHKDEASYIGALTRQRARERRIRELNEQIAGHDSRLAELESLRARLDIREQTVEAELASRPGSDELIAAQRVLDRAEADLEAIDTLVRQRIAAVTEQEGRVRAALIELSGVAADAGLPADAGALDRVREGLDHFSEHTEKWLDTDGERRSAAAVAEERAEKSARSAELAVQFEQDAEIAESNHRALAAKADEIDRTVGLDYRGVLDKLQQFRERLRELNRQLTAARREQNDLANQLGGLAAKQETDIQARDAASTTRDALAQRFRRLTIGDFPTDSEIPELDKFRQTLADSEGVRAALDAARLVAAAWPTIPCAPNNVTDALGRLADSVHESRTALSSRADLELETDEDVQVFTAIIDGVRVGAAELLATLRREADQSRNEITERERHLFDQTLTGDTRRHLAARIRQANDLVDGMNARLEKVRTASNVSVKLVWQIAPDLPPGTKAARDLLLRDPIRLTEADHEALHRFLRDRIEEAKADDTATSWEQQLAQVFDYTKWHQFVVKIDRGNGQGYQLLTKKLHGALSGGEKAIALHLPLFAAVAAHYQASPQAPRVILLDEVFVGVDSTNRGQIFALLSALDLDLVLTSDHEWCTYAELDGIAIHQILAGDGDDAVTTARFTWDGVELLAESGATI, from the coding sequence GTGACCGTAACCGTCCTGTCGCGGAAAACATCCGAGGAGTCCACGGAGAGCGACGTGCGATGGATGCCGTCTCGGGCCGGAATCCTCAATGTGTGGAGATACTACGACGAGGTCTTCGAGTTCCATCGTGGCCGCTTGCTGTTGCGCGGACCGAACGGCAGCGGGAAGTCGAAGGCGCTGGAGTTGTTGCTGCCGTTCCTGTTCGACGCGAACCTGAAGGCCAACCGGCTGTCCACCTTCGGCACCGCCGAGCGCACGATGCATTGGAATCTCATGGGGGAGGGCGCCTCCGGGACCACACGTGTCGGCTACGTGTGGCTGGAGTTCCGGCTCGCGGAGTATCGGTGGTTCACCTGCGGTGCCCGCCTGCAGGCCAGCAGCCACACCAGCGCCGTGCACCCGGACTACTTCACGACAGATCAACGCATCGGCATGCCCGATGGTCTCTATCTGACCATCGAGGGGCGCCCGCTGACTCGCGGCGCTCTCGAGCAGGGTATCGGAGAACACGGCGATGTGTACTCGACAGCGTCGGAGTACCGGGAGGCTGTGCGCACCACGCTGTTTCCCGAGCTGAACGAGCAGCGTTACGACGCCTTCATCACAGCGCTGCTCCAGTTGCGGACACCGAAACTCTCGCAGCGGCTCGACCCGTCTCTGCTGTCCAGCTTGCTTTCGCGGGCGCTGCCTCCGTTGGGTCAGTCCGAGATCGCCGACCTGGCAGAGGGTTTCGAACGGCTGGATGCGCAGCGGGAGAGGTTGCGGCGCCTCGAGGAGGAGGTCGAAGCCACCCGCGTGCTGGCCCGTCGGCAGCGGACCTATGCGCAACGCGTCCTGCGCGCCGGTGCGGCCTCGTTGATCTCGGCAACTACCGAACTGGACCGGTTATCCGCTGCCGCAAAGCAATCGGCCGAACAGTACACCGACGTGGAACATCGCAAGGGCGAGATAGTCGAGCGCATCCAGACCCTGGACAACGAGCACGAGGAGGTCGATGCTCGCAAAGACGGCCTGATGGAGACCGACGCCTACAAGCAAGGCCAGCAACTGGACAACCTACGGCAGGAGGTCGAGCGGGCGCGAATCCGTGCCGACCGGGCACGCCGGGACGCGACTAGTCAACGGGAGCACGCGGACGGGGATGCGGAGCGCCACCGTCGAGCCGAGGAAACGCTGCGCGGATACGAGATCCGCGTCGCGGCGCTGGCCGAGGAGGCGCGTCAGGCGGCGGCTCGAGTGGCGTTGTCCGGGGTGTATGAGGAGATCGCTTCCGCGGCGGAGTCCGATCGTCCGCGGGGGTTGTTGCGTGCAGCGGTGCGGAGCAAGCGGCAACAGATCGCGGCGGTCGACCAGGCCCTCAGGGCTCACGAACAGGCAATTGCGTTGCGGCAAAGGGCCGAACAGGATCTGGACCGTGCGCGTGAGGAGTCCTCTCGCGCTGGATCACGCCACGAGAAGGCAGTCGCTGATCGCGCCGATGCCGCGGAAGCGCTGCGCGATCGGCTCCGTGCCTGGGCGGGCGGTTGCCACGAGCTGTCGTTCACCGACCTCGATGCCCTGCTCGAGTCCGCTGAATCGGAATCGGCTCTGGCAGAGCAGATTCGGTATGCGTCCCAAGTCGTCCTGAGCGACATCGCGCAGCAGCGGGAACGCGTCGAAGCCGAAACCACGGCGGTGGGAGCGGAACGCGGAAGACTGATCGCCGAACGTGACGGCCTCGCGGCCGAACACGATATCCCTCCGGCCGCGCCGCATTGGCGGACGGCCGACCGCACTCGGATGGCAGGGGCGCCGCTGTGGCGAGTGGTCGACTTCGCCGACAACACCACCGAATCCGTCCGCGCGAGTGTCGAGGCGGCCCTCGAGGCTTCCGGCCTGCTGGACGCCTGGCTCGGTGCGCGCGGGGAGATCGTGGGTCACGACGTGTTCGCCGATCCCGATGCGGTGGCGCCGGTGTCGGGTCGCTCGCTGGCCGAGGTCTTGACGGTGGTCCCGGACGCCGAGGTGGATTCCGCCGTCGTCGCCAGGCTGCTGGCTGGCATTGCGTTCGGCGACAACCTGCCCGAGGCAGTTGCGGCGATAGCCGCCGACGGCAGCTGGCGGCTGGGCAATCTGACCGGCAGCGCACACAAGGACGAGGCGTCCTATATCGGTGCCCTGACCAGGCAGCGAGCACGGGAACGGCGTATCCGGGAGTTGAACGAGCAGATCGCTGGGCACGATTCGCGGCTGGCGGAGTTGGAGAGCCTGCGCGCCCGTCTCGATATCCGGGAGCAGACGGTCGAGGCCGAACTCGCCAGTCGCCCCGGTAGCGACGAATTGATTGCGGCACAGCGTGTTCTGGACCGAGCCGAGGCTGATCTCGAGGCAATCGATACCCTGGTGCGCCAGCGGATCGCGGCGGTCACCGAGCAGGAAGGCAGGGTGCGTGCGGCGTTGATCGAGCTGTCGGGTGTCGCCGCCGACGCCGGCTTGCCTGCCGACGCCGGGGCACTCGATCGGGTCCGAGAAGGGCTTGACCATTTCAGTGAACATACCGAGAAGTGGCTCGACACCGATGGCGAGCGCCGTTCGGCCGCGGCGGTCGCCGAGGAACGCGCCGAAAAGTCCGCCCGCTCAGCCGAACTCGCCGTGCAATTCGAACAAGACGCCGAGATTGCCGAGAGCAACCACCGCGCCCTAGCGGCGAAGGCCGACGAGATCGATCGGACCGTCGGACTCGACTACCGCGGTGTGCTCGACAAACTCCAGCAGTTCCGCGAGCGACTCCGGGAACTCAACAGACAGCTGACGGCGGCGCGGCGCGAACAAAACGATCTGGCCAACCAGCTCGGCGGTCTGGCCGCCAAGCAGGAGACCGACATCCAGGCCCGCGACGCCGCATCGACGACCAGAGACGCACTCGCGCAACGTTTCCGTCGCCTGACGATCGGCGACTTCCCGACCGACAGCGAAATCCCCGAACTCGACAAGTTCCGGCAAACACTGGCGGATTCGGAGGGTGTTCGCGCCGCGCTGGACGCCGCCCGCCTGGTCGCGGCCGCCTGGCCCACCATCCCGTGCGCCCCGAACAATGTGACCGATGCCCTGGGCCGGCTCGCCGACTCGGTCCACGAAAGCCGCACCGCACTCAGCTCCCGCGCCGACCTGGAACTCGAAACCGACGAGGACGTACAGGTTTTCACCGCCATCATCGACGGCGTCCGAGTCGGCGCCGCCGAACTGCTGGCAACCCTGCGTCGCGAGGCCGACCAGTCCCGCAACGAGATCACCGAACGCGAGCGCCACCTGTTCGACCAAACCCTGACCGGCGATACCCGCCGTCATCTCGCCGCCCGCATCCGCCAGGCCAACGACCTCGTCGACGGCATGAATGCCCGGCTCGAAAAGGTCCGCACCGCCTCCAACGTCTCGGTCAAGCTGGTCTGGCAGATCGCCCCCGACCTCCCACCCGGCACCAAGGCCGCCCGCGACCTGCTCCTGCGCGACCCGATTCGCTTGACCGAGGCCGATCACGAAGCACTGCACCGTTTCCTGCGCGACCGCATCGAGGAGGCCAAGGCGGACGACACCGCCACCAGCTGGGAACAACAACTGGCCCAAGTCTTCGATTACACGAAGTGGCATCAGTTCGTGGTGAAGATCGACCGGGGAAACGGACAGGGCTACCAGCTGCTCACCAAGAAGCTGCACGGGGCATTGTCCGGTGGCGAAAAGGCCATCGCCCTCCACTTGCCGCTGTTCGCCGCCGTTGCCGCGCACTATCAGGCATCTCCGCAGGCGCCCCGGGTAATCCTGCTGGACGAGGTTTTCGTCGGCGTCGACAGCACGAATCGCGGCCAAATCTTCGCCCTACTCTCGGCACTCGATCTGGATCTGGTGCTCACCTCCGACCACGAGTGGTGCACGTACGCCGAGCTGGACGGTATTGCGATCCACCAAATCCTGGCGGGGGATGGGGATGATGCGGTGACGACGGCGCGGTTCACGTGGGACGGGGTGGAGTTGCTTGCGGAATCAGGCGCCACGATCTGA
- a CDS encoding DUF397 domain-containing protein translates to MTVDLSTAHWFKSSRSESNGQCVEVAFLDRGEVGVRDSKNPAGPALVFGAGEWDAFVAYASAGSFNRAG, encoded by the coding sequence GTGACCGTTGACCTGTCCACCGCACACTGGTTCAAGAGCAGCCGCAGCGAGTCCAACGGCCAATGCGTGGAAGTCGCGTTCCTCGACCGGGGCGAGGTCGGGGTACGCGACTCGAAGAACCCAGCCGGCCCGGCGCTCGTCTTCGGCGCCGGGGAATGGGATGCCTTCGTCGCCTACGCGTCCGCCGGTTCGTTCAATCGTGCAGGGTGA
- a CDS encoding helix-turn-helix transcriptional regulator produces MSHDESPTLLRRQLGRFLREMRESQGLTIQDAAKEVQLSYNALQRLESGRTINPRKQDVRELCMLYEVDAEETKQAVDLAARAAAARGDDDVIALGGMFSDAFNMYVGLERSARRLTSYQVQVPGLLQTADYARALIGSFLHNGTNDEIERSVQIRLRRQVIVTRKARPVALEILLDESALHRIVGNRRVMRAQLAQLTEAGKRENVSLRIHPHSAGFTRGILHGSFVILDFGTDRRGDPVEPPVVYLDGGMSSDLYLEKQELVQRYTEMVDCIRRTALDETSTRDLLRQVAKEKYGDR; encoded by the coding sequence ATGTCCCACGATGAGTCGCCCACTCTGTTGCGGCGCCAGCTCGGTCGCTTTCTTCGCGAGATGCGTGAGAGCCAGGGCCTGACTATCCAGGATGCGGCCAAGGAGGTGCAGTTGAGCTATAACGCGTTGCAGCGCTTGGAATCCGGGCGCACCATCAACCCGCGCAAGCAGGATGTTCGAGAGCTGTGCATGCTGTACGAGGTCGATGCCGAAGAGACGAAGCAGGCGGTTGATCTCGCCGCTCGCGCGGCGGCTGCTCGGGGCGACGACGATGTCATAGCGCTCGGCGGCATGTTCTCCGATGCGTTCAATATGTACGTCGGTCTGGAGCGGTCCGCCCGGCGCCTCACGTCTTACCAGGTGCAGGTTCCCGGCTTGCTACAGACTGCGGACTACGCCCGCGCGCTGATCGGCTCGTTCCTGCACAACGGCACGAACGACGAAATCGAGCGCAGCGTGCAAATCCGCCTCCGCCGCCAGGTGATCGTCACGCGGAAGGCCCGCCCGGTCGCGTTGGAGATTCTGCTCGACGAGTCCGCTTTGCATCGCATCGTCGGCAATCGGCGCGTGATGCGAGCGCAGCTCGCGCAACTCACCGAGGCAGGAAAGCGCGAGAACGTCAGCCTCCGAATCCACCCTCACTCAGCCGGTTTCACTCGCGGCATACTGCACGGCTCGTTCGTCATCCTCGATTTCGGCACCGACCGTAGGGGAGATCCAGTCGAACCACCGGTGGTCTACCTCGACGGCGGCATGAGCAGCGATCTCTACTTGGAGAAGCAGGAACTGGTCCAGCGATACACTGAAATGGTCGACTGCATCCGGCGGACAGCACTCGATGAAACGAGCACGCGAGACCTGCTACGACAGGTGGCGAAGGAGAAGTACGGTGACCGTTGA
- a CDS encoding serine/threonine-protein kinase: MRTLVDRYRITSPIGRGGMGEVWSGTDVRLNREVAIKLVSSEHTRDSDARRRFHREARITARLHHPGVPAVFDFGEDKSGEDDELFLIMELVPGQTVGTLLGEYDGLTVGWAASITAQVCAVLAAAHSVDLIHRDIKPENLVLAPNGTIKLIDFGAATSLRVGEYSSITQNDQPPLSLNYMAPELWESMPASRASDVFAVGVLLHELLTGSKPFAYGPGPIGYGNTVELEPLVEVPTELDALIRQLLSVDASQRPSALAVHGVLIPWVRDLPSLPGWLDRNLSEDPVHLYLDAMPNPE; the protein is encoded by the coding sequence ATGAGGACTTTGGTCGATCGGTACCGCATCACCTCCCCCATCGGGCGTGGTGGCATGGGGGAAGTATGGAGCGGAACCGACGTACGCCTCAACCGTGAGGTGGCGATCAAGCTGGTGTCATCGGAGCACACGAGGGATTCCGATGCTCGCCGACGCTTCCACCGGGAAGCCCGGATCACCGCACGGCTCCACCATCCCGGTGTGCCTGCGGTATTCGACTTCGGTGAGGACAAGTCCGGTGAGGACGACGAACTGTTCCTGATTATGGAATTGGTACCCGGGCAGACCGTCGGCACCCTCCTCGGCGAATACGACGGCCTTACCGTCGGCTGGGCAGCGTCGATCACTGCTCAGGTCTGCGCGGTCCTCGCCGCCGCCCACTCGGTAGATTTGATCCATCGCGACATCAAGCCGGAGAACCTCGTCCTCGCTCCGAACGGGACGATCAAACTCATCGATTTTGGCGCGGCTACATCGCTGAGAGTCGGCGAGTACTCCAGCATCACGCAGAATGACCAACCCCCGCTGTCGCTGAACTACATGGCACCCGAACTCTGGGAGTCCATGCCCGCGAGCCGGGCCAGCGACGTATTCGCTGTCGGCGTGCTGCTGCACGAGCTGCTTACTGGATCGAAACCCTTCGCCTACGGCCCCGGCCCGATCGGGTACGGCAATACCGTGGAACTCGAACCTCTGGTCGAGGTGCCGACGGAGTTGGATGCACTCATCCGCCAGTTACTTTCTGTCGACGCGAGCCAACGGCCCAGCGCACTCGCTGTTCATGGCGTCCTGATCCCCTGGGTTCGCGACCTTCCGTCACTTCCAGGCTGGCTCGACCGCAACCTGTCCGAGGACCCTGTGCATCTGTATCTGGATGCAATGCCGAACCCAGAATGA
- a CDS encoding UvrD-helicase domain-containing protein yields the protein MSAKLRMLDKAYDEVLKLPRAVKGAIYDFQHKFRENPNSPGLQFKQLQGTTLFSARVNLDYRALLLHAGGSEYVIVAVKPRQEVYDNLDKYAHQINPVTGGIEFVDLVTAESAVATEHVGSAGPVPLFAQYSEQTLMELGVAEPLLPLIAKITSEDELEALISYTPQLTSEVLLELFSGKTPAEVLEQITAPVKASDAVDTGDYRAALARPATVTTEDGALHAILEEGDFGRWKVFLHPAQRAIVERNYNGPARVSGGPGTGKTIVALHRVKQLADRLEPGGGKDILLTTFNTNLAADLRQRLIDLAGPEILSRVDIFNIDKLAFKVANGSGVDSRTRINDAKAVEEWRLLLAEQSERQWDPQFLHDEWTQVILGQGLTTRAEYFKARRAGRGQRISRDMRAAIWNLTERFVKRLDDQQVWTFRQVAERAATLAGSPGGQVDRYRHVVVDEAQDLSPTHWRLLRQLVPESPNDLFIAGDPHQRIYGQYASLGQLGINIRGRSAKLTLSYRTTHEILSVAAGLLGEEEWDDLDEGQDDLVGYRSVLRGQTPEPRPYLTWEAELDGTLDQINEWGGRSIGVAVPERWMTTAVAKRLSQSGITATVIGSDGPRDIDAAVHVGTMHRFKGLEYQRMILAGVADGLLPSSHALALRQQDPARYRVEIKQARSLLFVAATRARDSLVISWNGKKSRFLP from the coding sequence ATGAGCGCGAAGCTCCGCATGCTCGACAAGGCTTACGACGAAGTACTGAAGCTGCCACGGGCAGTAAAGGGCGCGATCTACGATTTCCAGCACAAGTTCCGGGAAAATCCGAACTCTCCCGGATTGCAGTTCAAACAGCTGCAAGGCACCACATTGTTCTCGGCTCGGGTGAATCTGGACTACCGAGCGCTGTTGCTCCATGCTGGAGGTTCCGAGTACGTGATCGTCGCCGTCAAGCCGCGCCAAGAGGTGTACGACAACCTCGACAAGTATGCCCATCAGATCAATCCGGTCACCGGCGGCATCGAGTTCGTCGACCTGGTCACAGCCGAATCCGCCGTCGCGACGGAACACGTGGGTAGCGCGGGGCCGGTGCCGCTGTTTGCGCAGTACTCGGAGCAGACGCTGATGGAACTCGGTGTCGCCGAGCCGCTCCTGCCATTGATCGCGAAAATCACCAGCGAGGACGAACTCGAAGCACTCATCTCTTATACGCCACAGCTCACGAGTGAGGTCCTGCTCGAGCTTTTCTCCGGGAAGACCCCCGCGGAGGTGCTGGAACAAATCACAGCCCCCGTCAAGGCAAGCGACGCCGTCGATACCGGCGACTACCGGGCCGCGCTGGCCAGGCCGGCCACCGTGACCACCGAAGACGGTGCGCTGCACGCGATCCTGGAAGAAGGCGACTTCGGCCGATGGAAGGTGTTCCTGCACCCCGCACAGCGGGCGATCGTCGAGCGAAACTACAACGGCCCAGCGCGGGTGAGTGGCGGGCCCGGTACCGGCAAGACGATCGTCGCGTTGCACCGAGTGAAGCAGTTGGCGGACCGGCTAGAGCCCGGAGGTGGCAAGGACATTCTGCTCACCACGTTCAACACCAACCTGGCGGCAGATCTGCGCCAACGACTGATCGATCTGGCCGGTCCTGAGATTCTTTCTCGCGTCGATATATTCAACATCGACAAGCTCGCATTCAAGGTGGCCAACGGCTCCGGCGTCGACTCCCGCACCCGCATCAACGACGCCAAGGCCGTCGAAGAGTGGCGGCTACTTCTCGCCGAACAGAGTGAGCGGCAATGGGATCCGCAGTTCCTACACGACGAGTGGACGCAGGTCATCCTCGGACAAGGACTGACTACGCGGGCGGAATACTTCAAGGCTCGCCGCGCCGGACGCGGACAGCGCATCAGCCGTGACATGCGCGCGGCGATCTGGAATCTGACTGAACGTTTCGTTAAACGTCTTGATGATCAACAGGTTTGGACATTTCGACAAGTGGCCGAACGAGCGGCAACCCTAGCCGGATCGCCAGGCGGCCAGGTCGACCGCTACCGACATGTCGTGGTGGACGAAGCTCAGGATCTCAGCCCCACTCACTGGCGTCTGCTGCGCCAGCTGGTTCCCGAGAGCCCGAACGACCTGTTCATTGCCGGCGACCCTCACCAGCGGATCTACGGTCAGTACGCATCGCTCGGCCAGCTCGGCATCAACATCCGAGGCCGGTCAGCGAAACTGACCTTGAGTTACCGGACCACGCACGAAATCCTTAGTGTGGCAGCAGGACTACTCGGCGAGGAGGAATGGGACGACCTCGATGAGGGCCAGGACGACCTCGTCGGCTACCGCTCGGTGCTGCGCGGCCAGACACCCGAGCCACGACCCTACCTCACTTGGGAGGCCGAACTCGACGGAACCCTCGACCAGATCAACGAGTGGGGCGGCAGGTCGATCGGAGTCGCAGTTCCCGAGCGGTGGATGACAACTGCTGTCGCGAAAAGGCTGTCCCAGAGCGGGATTACGGCTACTGTCATCGGGTCCGACGGGCCCCGGGACATCGATGCGGCAGTACACGTCGGCACTATGCACCGATTCAAAGGCTTGGAATACCAGCGCATGATCCTCGCAGGCGTCGCCGACGGTCTACTACCGAGCAGCCATGCACTCGCACTGAGACAACAGGATCCAGCACGGTATCGTGTGGAAATAAAGCAGGCCAGGTCGTTGTTGTTCGTCGCCGCGACCCGAGCTCGCGACAGCCTCGTCATCAGCTGGAACGGGAAGAAGAGCAGATTCCTGCCATGA